A stretch of DNA from Bacteroidales bacterium:
GGCGTATGGAAACTCAAACGTCTGTTCAGCTTTTTGCAATATGTCAATGGCTTCGGTATATGTGAGTCTGGCAAATTCGCTTGAAACAATCATGTTCAGGCGTTCAATAAGGCCTTTGTCATACATGTTATTAAGAAATTCAAGGTCTGCAGAATAATTTTCAAGGGCATAACGGATGAGATATTTCAGAAAATCTTCTGCAAGGTCCATATTTTCTTTAATTTCATAAAAAGCCATTTCTGGTTCTATCATCCAGAATTCGGCAAGGTGACGGGGAGTGTTTGAGTTTTCGGCCCTGAAAGTTGGTCCGAAAGTGTAAACTAGTCCTAATGCCAGTGCGCCGAGCTCTGCCTCAAGCTGGCCCGACACCGTAAGGTTGGTTCTTTTCCCGAAAAAGTCCTGTATGTAGTCAATTTCTCCTTTTTCATTACGCGGCGGATTACCGACTTCGAGTGTGGTTACCTGAAACATAGCGCCGGCTCCTTCGGCATCAGAACCGGTAATGATGGGAGAATGAATGTAATAAAAACCTCTGTCATTAAAATATTTATGTATGGCAAAGGACATGGCGTGGCGCAGGCGCAGGATGGCTCCGAAAGTATTTGTGCGAGGCCTCAGGTGGGCGATTTCACGTAAAAACTCCATGCTATGGCCTTTTTTCTGCAAAGGATAAGATGCTGCATCGGAAGTGCCGTAAACCTGAATTTCTTTGGCATGAACCTCAACATGCTGGCCCTGTCCGGGAGATTCAACAAGAATTCCATTAACGGATATGCATGCCCCTGTGTTAATGTTTTTTATGAGTTCTTCATCAAATTTTTCAATTTCAGCCACTACCTGAATGCTGTGAATAATTGAACCGTCATTCAATGCAATAAAAGCAAGCTGTTTATTGCCTCTTTTAGATCTTACCCAGCCTTTCAGATTTACCTGTTTCCCAAAATCCTTTAACTCAAGTATATCTTTTATTTTAAAGTATGAAAATAACTCTTCCATCCATAAATTTTTTGCAAAAAAAACACTTTTTATGCTCATTACCAAAATTTAATGCAGCAATATATAGCTACCCGAAAAAGAAGTTATGTTCAATATACCTTGGTAAAGGTTTTTTACAAAACAAAATTTTATAATTTTACACACGATTTTCTGTTATAAAGAGTTTGTTACTCATGACTGTTAAACAAGGGCCATTACTTTCAAAAGTAAATTCTGTCGAAGACTTAAGGAAACTAAGCGTTAACGAACTTCCTGCTTTATGTAAGGATATCAGACAATTTATTATTGATATCACCAGTTTTAATCCGGGGCATCTGGGTGCAAACCTGGGAACTATTGAACTTACCGTGGCAATACATTATGTTTTTAATACTCCTTATGACAAACTGATATGGGATGTCGGGCATCAGGCATACACTCACAAGATACTGACTGGGCGTAAAAATATTTTTCATACCAATAGAAAGTATAAGGGAATCAGCGGTTATCCGCGTATGGCTGAAAGCGAATATGATGCTTTTGGGGTGGGGCATTCATCCACATCTATTTCTGCAGCATTGGGGATGGCAATAGCTTCATCCTTACAAGGAGAGCCAGACAGGAGACACATTGCTTTTATCGGTGATGGTTCTATGACAGCAGGAATGGCCTTTGAGGCAATGAATCACACCGGAGTGTCTAAAACCAACCTGCTTGTTATTTTAAATGATAACGGTATTGCTATTGATAAAAATGTTGGGGCATTGAAAGAGTACCTGATAAAAATTACTACATCACGCTTTTATAACCGTTTAAAACTTAATCTCTGGAATATACTGAGAGGGAGAATTATCAGGGCCATGATCAATAAGTTACTCACGACACTTAAAACTGCCATTGTCAAACAAAGTAATTTATTTGAATCGCTTAATTTCAGGTATTTCGGGCCGGTTGATGGTCATGATGTGATACGCCTTGTAAAGATTTTAAACGGCATAAAAGATATGCAGGGGCCAAAATTGTTGCATTGCATCACTGTGAAGGGAAAGGGCTTTGAGTATGCTGAAAAAGAGCAGACTCGTTTTCATGCACCCGGAATTTTTGACCCTGAAACCGGTGAAGATATTGAAACGTCAGACCAGAAAAAATTTACAAAATATCAGGTTGTCTTTGGAAAAACTTTAGTAGAGCTTGCCGAAAAAAACCCAAAAATTATCGGAATAACACCCGCCATGCTTACCGGAAGCTCAATGTGCATGATGGCGGAGAAATTTCCAAAACGTACTTTCGATGTGGGTATTGCAGAGCAGCATGCTGTAACATTTGCAGCAGGGATGGCCGCTAAAGGAATGTTGCCATATTGCAACATCTATTCAAGTTTTCTTCAACGTGCCTATGACCAGATAATACATGACGTAGCCATTCAAAAGCTTCCGGTTGTTTTCTGTATTGATCGTGGTGGGCTTGTTGGCGAGGATGGCGTTACGCATCACGGAACCTTTGATCTGGCATACCTTCGTTGCATTCCAAACTTGATTGTGTCGTCTCCTATGAATGAAGAAGAGTTCAGGAACCTACTTTATACAGCGCAGTTTACAGAGCTTCCGTTTTCAATAAGATATCCGCGCGCTTTAGGTGTAATGGATAACTGGGAAAAACCTATGCGAAAAATAGATATCGGAAAAGGCAGAAAAATTGCTGAAGGCAACGAACTTGCGATAGTTAGCATAGGTCATCATGGAAATTATGCGTTGAATGTTATAAAAAAACTTAAAGAACAAAACATCGCGGCAGGGCTTTATGATATGAGGTTTTTAAAACCCATTGATGAAGATTTGCTGCATGAAATATTCACTCACTATAAAAAAATTATCACCATCGAAGACGGAACTATTATTGGTGGTTTAGGAACAGCCGTCATTGAGTTTAAAAATAATCATGGATACAATGCTGAAGTCATAAAAATGGGAATTCCCGATCGTTTTATTCAACAGGGAACTCTGATGGAACTTTATACTGAATGCGATTATGACGAAAAGAGCATTTATGAAACAGCAATGAAATTATTAAGCAAGAAATAAGTTTTGCGGTTTAACAGTCTTTTCCGGAAAAAATCCATTCCCGACATACTACGTCATGCAGAGGATTTAAGCAGAGATACCCACAAGCTTAAAAAAAACCTCAACCTTAAAGACCTTACAGCGCTTGGAATTGCCGCTATTATTGGTGCAGGGATTTTCAGCACCATTGGTAATGCTGCCGCCAGCGGAGGGCCGGCAGTTTCATTATTGTTTGTCTTTACAGCTTTTGCATGCGGTTTGTCAGGGCTATGTTATGCCCGTTTTGCTTCTGCCATTCCTATCAGCGGGAGTGCATATACTTATGCTTATGCAAGTTTTGGCGAACTTATAGCCTGGATTATCGGTTGGGACCTTATAATGGAATATGCCGTAGGGAATATCGCCGTGGCAATCTCATGGTCCGATTATTTTATAGGATTGTGTAACG
This window harbors:
- the dxs gene encoding 1-deoxy-D-xylulose-5-phosphate synthase, which gives rise to MTVKQGPLLSKVNSVEDLRKLSVNELPALCKDIRQFIIDITSFNPGHLGANLGTIELTVAIHYVFNTPYDKLIWDVGHQAYTHKILTGRKNIFHTNRKYKGISGYPRMAESEYDAFGVGHSSTSISAALGMAIASSLQGEPDRRHIAFIGDGSMTAGMAFEAMNHTGVSKTNLLVILNDNGIAIDKNVGALKEYLIKITTSRFYNRLKLNLWNILRGRIIRAMINKLLTTLKTAIVKQSNLFESLNFRYFGPVDGHDVIRLVKILNGIKDMQGPKLLHCITVKGKGFEYAEKEQTRFHAPGIFDPETGEDIETSDQKKFTKYQVVFGKTLVELAEKNPKIIGITPAMLTGSSMCMMAEKFPKRTFDVGIAEQHAVTFAAGMAAKGMLPYCNIYSSFLQRAYDQIIHDVAIQKLPVVFCIDRGGLVGEDGVTHHGTFDLAYLRCIPNLIVSSPMNEEEFRNLLYTAQFTELPFSIRYPRALGVMDNWEKPMRKIDIGKGRKIAEGNELAIVSIGHHGNYALNVIKKLKEQNIAAGLYDMRFLKPIDEDLLHEIFTHYKKIITIEDGTIIGGLGTAVIEFKNNHGYNAEVIKMGIPDRFIQQGTLMELYTECDYDEKSIYETAMKLLSKK
- the asnS gene encoding asparagine--tRNA ligase, encoding MEELFSYFKIKDILELKDFGKQVNLKGWVRSKRGNKQLAFIALNDGSIIHSIQVVAEIEKFDEELIKNINTGACISVNGILVESPGQGQHVEVHAKEIQVYGTSDAASYPLQKKGHSMEFLREIAHLRPRTNTFGAILRLRHAMSFAIHKYFNDRGFYYIHSPIITGSDAEGAGAMFQVTTLEVGNPPRNEKGEIDYIQDFFGKRTNLTVSGQLEAELGALALGLVYTFGPTFRAENSNTPRHLAEFWMIEPEMAFYEIKENMDLAEDFLKYLIRYALENYSADLEFLNNMYDKGLIERLNMIVSSEFARLTYTEAIDILQKAEQTFEFPYAWGNDLQAEHERYLVEKHFKKPVILTDYPKEIKAFYMKQNSDGKTVRAMDVLFPQIGEIIGGSQREEIYETLLNRMKEMGIPDKEMQWYLDTRKFGTAPHSGFGLGFERLMLFVTGMSNIRDVIPFPRTPKNAEF